The region ATCCTGGATGGTCGAGCAGACGTTTACGGGATTTACGTCCAAGGAACGTCCATGGAGCCGCGATACGAGGACGGTTCGATCGTATTCGCCGAAACCAAGCGCCCGGCCCGCATTGGCGATTCCGTCATCGTCTATCTTCGGAAGAACGGTGATGCTCACGAGGCGGATGATGGTGAAAGCGCGCGCACAGTGCTTGTGAAGCGGCTCGTTAAGAAAAGCGGATCGTTCGTAGAGCTGGAGCAGTACAATCCACGCTTCACCTTTAGACTGGACGGGAAGGAAGTGCTCAAGATGCACCGCGTCTTGACGATGGATGATCTTCTTTCGTGACCGCTGTTGCTGGCGGTAAGAGGTAGAGATGAAGGTTCGGCGGGTAGCTCGAGTGCCAAAACTCCAGATCACTGACACGCAATGGCGCGACGACGACATGCAGCCGCGATATTGCCCCATTTACGCCAAAACCCGCCCAGCCCGGGGTGGTTGGCAGTGGCGATCGGCCCGCGCCGAAGGCGGTGGTGACGAATATATGCTTGTCGCACAGGTGCACCCTAAGCGTGGCGACATGAAATCGACCCTCATCGTGAAGTGTGGCGACGGCTATGCGGTAGTTTGTCGGTACGAATTTCACTCGAGCCACCCAGGCCTGCACGCCCACGCGCATTGCGAACGTGCTGGCGTGGAGATCGGTTCGAGTGGCATGGATGGTCTGGAGCGAGTGCCGCCCGGCAAGGGTAGGGCAAATCGACAAGCTCCATTATCCATCTCGACATTTTGGGAGGAATCCCGCAGATTCTTTCGCATACAAGACGATATTGGACCGCTGTTCCGATCATGACAGGTGCATTTGAAAAGGAGCTTTGTGCCGCGTTTTGCGGTGGCCTTGAGGTGCATCCCGTTGGTGTCGGATATGCGGTGTCCACTGCTTTCAGAGACAACTCGGGCGATCGTCTGTCATTCTATATCGAAACTGGCGGAGATGGATTCGACCTCGTCGATGGCGGCGATTATCTCCCAGAACTGGTCGCGCGCGACATTCATATTGCCGGAGGGACGAGGGGAGATCTCCTAAACGCCATCCTTTCGGAAGCAGGAGCGTATTGGGATCGCGAAACCTATGAAATTCGCGCTGACGGTGTAGCGGAGGCAGACTTGGCGGTGCGTTCAATACAATTCCTGTCCGCGCTCATTCGGGTTCGCGATCTTTCGCTTATCACGAAAGATCGGGTTAAGTCTGCATTTCGCGAAGACTTCATCCGAGAGGTCACGGCCCGCTATGGCGAAGAATTTGAAATCGAGGAAAGCGCTCCTCCAACCAAGGATCTGGAAGAATTTCCTGCCGATGTGGTCTTGCGCTCAATCAATGGTGGCCGCCCAGGTGCGATTTACCTCGTCAACAACAGTGACAAGCTGAACGAAGCGCTTCTCGCCTGGCAGGAGGTTCATAAGATTCGCGCCGATGTGGCGATGGTGGCGGTTATCGAAGACAACCGGATGACGAACATCAATAAGATGAAGTTCCAACGCGCCCAGAACAGGCGCTTGCCAATGCCCATCTTCCGAGGGGGCGAGCGAGATACGGTGGAATTCATCGCGGACGAAATGCGGACACGAGCGGCCTAGCTGGCCCATCACACTCAGCCAAAATGACCCCGGTTCACAGCCGGGGTTTTTCATGAGTATCGCTTGTTCAATGGGTGTACGCACAATGTGTATTTAATGGCTTGACCTAGTGTACGCTACCTGTGTACACCATCCCC is a window of Novosphingobium aureum DNA encoding:
- a CDS encoding DUF1828 domain-containing protein, coding for MTGAFEKELCAAFCGGLEVHPVGVGYAVSTAFRDNSGDRLSFYIETGGDGFDLVDGGDYLPELVARDIHIAGGTRGDLLNAILSEAGAYWDRETYEIRADGVAEADLAVRSIQFLSALIRVRDLSLITKDRVKSAFREDFIREVTARYGEEFEIEESAPPTKDLEEFPADVVLRSINGGRPGAIYLVNNSDKLNEALLAWQEVHKIRADVAMVAVIEDNRMTNINKMKFQRAQNRRLPMPIFRGGERDTVEFIADEMRTRAA